The Chroicocephalus ridibundus chromosome 3, bChrRid1.1, whole genome shotgun sequence genome has a segment encoding these proteins:
- the GEMIN6 gene encoding gem-associated protein 6 isoform X2 gives MGVPLLSSPCCGGALGGGQTLACPRAEAGVALPSISAVQPLLAPARSRAGNARPRLAGGLRHRGAQRKAGKLLPFGDRDPQRFWKRAEQKMVLDVRNMNDWQRKSPLDWETYVNKMVKVAAIEKHEYEGWVLTVDPVSASIVLATFLENEKVSISVVLGHAIQEVEILKEGDDEMKQRLSCIFAPEESKAYSPEEEEKRKNALKTWLETNHIPVTEQGESGRTLCVAGVLTIDPPYGPEECSSSNEIILSRVQGLIQGYLEKQQ, from the exons ATGGGGGTGCCACTTCTTTCCAGCCCCTGCTGCGGAGGGGCGCTGGGAGGGGGGCAAACGCTGGCGTGTCCCCGAGCTGAGGCAGGGGTGGCATTGCCGTCGATATCCGCAGTGCAGCCGCTGCTCGCCCCAGCCCGGAGCCGGGCGGGTAACGCTCGCCCGCGGCTAGCGGGAGGGCTCCGGCACAGGGGAGCACAGAGAAAAGCCGGTAAACTTCTGCCCTTCGGGGACAGGGATCCCCAAAGATTTTGGAAGAGGGCAGAGCAAAAAATG GTTCTGGATGTAAGAAATATGAATGACTGGCAGAGGAAAAGCCCTCTAGACTGGGAAACTTACGTGAACAAAATGGTGAAAGTTGCTGCAATCGAGAAACATGAATACGAAGGATGGGTCTTAACGGTTGATCCAGTTTCTGCCAG TATTGTCCTTGCAACATTCCTGGAGAATGAAAAAGTGTCCATATCAGTTGTCTTGGGCCATGCCATCCAGGAGGTTGAAATACTGAAAGAAGGAGACGATGAAATGAAGCAACGGCTTTCTTGCATATTTGCACCTGAAGAaagcaaagcctacagcccggaggaagaggaaaagaggaagaacgCCTTGAAGACTTGGCTAGAAACAAACCATATCCCCGTAACAGAGCAAGGGGAATCGGGAAGAACACTGTGTGTGGCGGGGGTATTAACTATTGACCCGCCATATGGCCCGGAGGAGTGCAGCAGCTCCAATGAGATTATTCTCTCTCGGGTTCAAGGCTTGATACAGGGCTACCTGGAAAAACAACAGTGA
- the LOC134512683 gene encoding serine/arginine-rich splicing factor 7-like isoform X1, producing the protein MSRYGRYETKVYVGNLGTGAGKGELERAFSYYGPLRTVWIARNPPGFAFVEFEDPRDAEDAVLGLDGKIICGSRVRVEVSTGMPRRSRYDRPPARRPFDPNDRCYECGEKGHYAYDCHRYSRRRRSRSRSRSRSRSRGRRYSRSRSRSRGRRSRSASYRRSRSISPRRYRSFSPRRSRSGSLRRSRSRSRSRSRSRSVVWPRSRSGSHGRSKSGLPAKSRSKSRSPSPKRSHSPSGSP; encoded by the exons ATGTCGCGCTACGGGAGATACG AGACCAAGGTGTACGTGGGGAACCTGGGCACGGGCGCGGGCAAGGGCGAGCTGGAGAGAGCCTTCAGCTACTACGGGCCCCTGAGAACCGTGTGGATCGCGAGGAACCCGCCGGGGTTCGCCTTCGTGGAGTTTGAAGACCCGAGGGATGCTGAGGATGCTGTGCTCGGCCTCGATGGAAA GATAATATGTGGCTCGAGGGTGAGAGTGGAAGTGTCAACGGGGATGCCTCGTCGCTCCCGTTACGACAGGCCTCCCGCACGGCGCCCCTTTGACCCTAATGACAGATGCTATGAGTGTGGTGAGAAAGGCCACTATGCTTATGATTGTCACCGCTATAGTCGCCGAAGGAGGAGCAG GTCCCGGTCTAGATCCCGTTCAAGGTCCCGTGGAAGAAGGTATTCTCGGTCACGCAGTCGGAGTCGTGGTAGGAG atCGAGGTCAGCTTCGTACCGCAGGTCCAGGTCAATCTCTCCTCGTAGGTATAGATCATTTTCACCCCGCAGATCTCGATCTGGTTCTTTAAGGAGATCAAG GTCTAGGTCCAGATCACGTTCAAGGTCCCGGTCTGTTGTATGGCCTCGAAGCAG GTCTGGGTCCCATGGTAGATCTAAATCTGGCTTACCTGCTAAAAG
- the LOC134512684 gene encoding uncharacterized protein LOC134512684, translating into MKTSRFLRFHKKLAQARGMAVTSIEGAGAPLPRDRGGAGPWARHPVRGTAARLPPSAILLPKGPHKSRLPLADCSWGPQGSSTLPLLRGCGSDPATSGSAWPWACKHGRAVTVSSATLTPKRSTPLLSRNTPTGEALRGCRSHCVRAGILWRIKPSGSELGKCSVATQKRKHHHPRERGLPTPPETWGTRPLALTPGWAAQGAHTLSGAAGSQAAAVTHRPLKPGAFSESSQTLHGIFGEILPKAGESQSCAACSEAGDWSRGEAAQSPSILVTTEAQTRLAPAPSLHLGSAGCPTAATAAQPCLLAGLRGTPAPTATQAPLLRLPASPGTEEQVPVQLSCQSAGLLWSRFALKEYRRGPNSGAAAPTCLSRQVRYEPGRQRTTNKYSKHKSRASGVPAKTTAGQHLHRPCSPIVATVEFNGYCQSTDHHSWQMKHRSPWPSPTGASRQTWSTPAVRKGQHDSTCGTWTLFTRTLKKLHEVAVNGKPDFLQTVGYPSLTLFPVFCCGLCQQSALSCNS; encoded by the exons ATgaaaacctccaggtttctgaggtTTCATAAAAAATTGGCACAAGCCAGGGGGATGGCAGTGACATCCATTGAGGGAGCCGgcgcccctctccccagggacaGAGGAGGAGCCGGCCCCTGGGCCAGGCACCCCGTGCGAGGCACCGCAGCCCGACTCCCACCTTCTGCCATCCTGCTGCCGAAGGGGCCGCACAAGTCCAGGCTCCCACTGGCAGATTGCAGCTGGGGCCCGCAGGGCTCCAGTACGCTTCCCCTGCTGCGGGGCTGCGGGAGTGACCCTGCCACCAGTGGAAGTGCCTGGCCATGGGCTTGCAAACATGGCAGAGCCGTCACAGTCAGTTCTGCCACCCTGACCCCCAAAAGAAGCACCCCGCTGCTCTCCCGCAACACCCCGACTGGTGAGGCGTTGCGTGGCTGCAGGTCACACTGTGTAAGGGCTGGTATCCTTTGGAGAATAAAGCCCAGCGGATCTGAGCTTGGGAAATGCTCAGTTGCAACCCAGAAGCGGAAGCACCACCACCCCCGAGAGCGGGGTCTGCCCACCCCACCAGAGACCTGGGGTACACGTCCCCTTGCCCTGACCCCCGGCTGGGCTGCGCAGGGTGCACACACCCTGTCCGGAGCTGCAGGGTCACAGGCGGCAGCGGTCACACACCGTCCCCTCAAGCCGGGTGCGTTTTCCGAGAGCTCCCAGACGCTGCATGGAATTTTTGGTGAAATCCTACCAAAGGCAGGTGAGAGCCAGAGCTGCGCGGCCTGCTCCGAGGCTGGCGACTGGAGCCGAGGGGAGGCAGCACAGTCACCCTCAATTTTGGTCACCACAGAAGCACAGACACGACTTGCCCCTGCTCCTTCGCTGCACCTCGGCAGCGCTGGCTGTCCCACCGCGGCCACAGCCGCACAGCCCTGTCTCCTTGCTGGGCTTAGAGGAACCCCGGCCCCTACAGCGACCCAGGCTCCTCTCCTCCGTCTTCCAGCATCTCCGGGTACTGAAGAACAGGTACCAGTACAGCTGTCGTGTCAGTCTGCAGGTTTATTGTGGAGTAGGTTTGCCTTAAAAGAGTACAGAAGAGGACCAAATTCCGGAGCAGCAGCACCCACATGCCTCTCTCGCCAGGTACGCTATGAACCGGGCAGGCAACGCACAACCAATAAATATTCCAAACACAAGTCACGGGCTTCGGGTGTTCCTGCCAAAACCACTGCAGGGCAACATCTGCATCGCCCCTGCTCTCCCATTGTGGCAACAGTGGAATTTAATGGATATTGCCAGAGTACTGACCATCACAGCTGGCAGATGAAACACCGTTCCCCATGGCCGAGCCCCACGGGAGCGTCCAGGCAGACGTGGAGCACCCCGGCAGTCAGGAAGGGGCAGCATGACAGCACGTGTGGAACATGGACACTTTTCACTCGTACACTGAAAAAGCTCCATGAAGTCGCTGTTAACGGGAAACCTGATTTTTTGCAAACCGTGGGTTACCCAAG TCTAACACTGTTTCCAGTCTTTTGCTGTGGTCTGTGTCAACAAAGTGCCTTATCATGCAATTCTTGA
- the GALM gene encoding galactose mutarotase, with amino-acid sequence MTEVRREVFGQMPQEEGGGVVEKFVLKSDTVKVEILSLGCIIAALETKDRDGKFSDVVLGFDTLEGYTRKHPFFGAVVGRVANRIAKGRFTVEGKEYQLFLNNGPNSLHGGARGFDKVLWSPQVLPNGVCFFRLSPDGEESYPGDLKVWVTYTLSGGELAINYRAQTSKTTPINLTNHAYFNLAGQGSQDVYDHEISIEADAYLPVDDTKIPTGEVAAVQGTGFDLRQPVELGKHLQKFHLDGFDHNFCLQQAQARHLAARARHPPTGRAMEVYTTQPGIQFYTGNNLDGSLKGKGAVVYPKHSAFCLETQNWPDAVNKPHFPSALLRPGEEYNHTTWLLFNAA; translated from the exons ATGACAGAAGTGAGGAGGGAGGTGTTCGGGCAGATGccgcaggaggaaggaggaggagtggTGGAAAAGTTCGTCTTAAAGTCGGACACCGTGAAAGTGGAGATCCTGTCCTTAGGGTGCATAATCGCCGCTCTGGAGACAAAAGACAGGGATGGGAAGTTTTCAGATGTTGTTCTAGGCTTTGACACTTTGGAAG GTTACACGAGGAAGCACCCCTTCTTCGGTGCCGTCGTGGGTCGTGTTGCCAACAGGATTGCGAAGGGGAGGTTCACCGTGGAGGGGAAGGAGTATCAGCTGTTCCTCAACAACGGGCCCAACAGCCTGCACGGAGGAGCCAGGGGATTTGACAAG GTtctctggagcccccaggtccTCCCAAACGGCGTCTGCTTCTTCCGGCTCAGCCCTGATGGTGAGGAAAGCTACCCTGGTGACCTGAAAGTCTGGGTGACCTACACGCTCAGCGGTGGGGAGCTGGCCATCAACTATCGAGCCCAGACCAGCAAGACGACACCCATCAACTTGACCAACCATGCGTACTTCAACCTCGCAGGGCAG GGCTCACAGGATGTCTACGACCACGAGATTTCTATTGAAGCTGATGCCTACCTGCCTGTGGACGACACCAAGATCCCTACTG GGGAGGTGGCCGCTGTGCAGGGCACCGGCTTTGATCTCCGGCAGCCCGTGGAGCTGGGGAAGCACTTGCAGAAGTTTCACTTGGACGGCTTCGACCACaacttctgcctgcagcaggcgCAGGCTCGACATCTCGCGGCCAG GGCTCGCCACCCACCCACCGGCAGGGCCATGGAGGTTTACACCACCCAGCCTGGCATCCAGTTTTACACCGGGAACAACCTGGATGGCtccctgaagggcaaaggtgccgtCGTGTACCCCAAGCACTCAGCTTTCTGCCTGGAAACCCAGAACTGGCCCGACGCTGTCAACAAG ccccacttcccCAGCGCCCTGCTCCGGCCGGGTGAGGAATACAACCACACCACGTGGCTCCTGTTCAACGCCGCTTGA
- the GEMIN6 gene encoding gem-associated protein 6 isoform X1 produces MNDWQRKSPLDWETYVNKMVKVAAIEKHEYEGWVLTVDPVSASIVLATFLENEKVSISVVLGHAIQEVEILKEGDDEMKQRLSCIFAPEESKAYSPEEEEKRKNALKTWLETNHIPVTEQGESGRTLCVAGVLTIDPPYGPEECSSSNEIILSRVQGLIQGYLEKQQ; encoded by the exons ATGAATGACTGGCAGAGGAAAAGCCCTCTAGACTGGGAAACTTACGTGAACAAAATGGTGAAAGTTGCTGCAATCGAGAAACATGAATACGAAGGATGGGTCTTAACGGTTGATCCAGTTTCTGCCAG TATTGTCCTTGCAACATTCCTGGAGAATGAAAAAGTGTCCATATCAGTTGTCTTGGGCCATGCCATCCAGGAGGTTGAAATACTGAAAGAAGGAGACGATGAAATGAAGCAACGGCTTTCTTGCATATTTGCACCTGAAGAaagcaaagcctacagcccggaggaagaggaaaagaggaagaacgCCTTGAAGACTTGGCTAGAAACAAACCATATCCCCGTAACAGAGCAAGGGGAATCGGGAAGAACACTGTGTGTGGCGGGGGTATTAACTATTGACCCGCCATATGGCCCGGAGGAGTGCAGCAGCTCCAATGAGATTATTCTCTCTCGGGTTCAAGGCTTGATACAGGGCTACCTGGAAAAACAACAGTGA
- the SRSF7 gene encoding serine/arginine-rich splicing factor 7 produces the protein MSRYGRYGGETKVYVGNLGTGAGKGELERAFSYYGPLRTVWIARNPPGFAFVEFEDPRDAEDAVRGLDGKVICGSRVRVEVSTGMPRRSRYDRPPARRPFDPNDRCYECGEKGHYAYDCHRYSRRRRSRSRSRSRSRSRGRRYSRSRSRSRGRRSRSASYRRSRSVSPRRSRSVSPRRSRSGSLKRSRSRSRSRSRSRSVTWPRSRSRSHGRSKSGSPAKSRSKSRSPSPKRSRSPSGSPQRSASPERMD, from the exons ATGTCGCGTTACGGCCGCTATGGAGGCG AGACCAAGGTGTACGTGGGGAACCTGGGCACGGGCGCGGGCAAGGGCGAGCTGGAGAGAGCCTTCAGCTACTACGGGCCCCTGAGAACCGTGTGGATCGCGAGGAACCCGCCGGGGTTCGCCTTCGTGGAGTTTGAAGACCCGAGGGATGCTGAGGATGCTGTCCGCGGACTGGATGGGAA GGTGATATGTGGCTCGAGGGTGAGAGTGGAAGTGTCAACGGGGATGCCTCGTCGCTCCCGTTACGACAGGCCTCCCGCACGGCGCCCCTTTGACCCTAATGACAGATGCTATGAGTGTGGTGAGAAAGGCCACTATGCTTATGATTGTCACCGCTATAGTCGCCGAAGGAGGAGCAG GTCCCGGTCTAGATCCCGTTCAAGGTCCCGTGGAAGAAGGTATTCTCGGTCACGCAGTCGGAGTCGTGGTAGGAG GTCCAGGTCAGCTTCCTATCGTAGGTCCCGGTCGGTTTCGCCTCGTAGGTCTAGGTCTGTGTCTCCCCGCCGGTCCCGATCGGGTTCCTTGAAGAGATCAAG gtctAGGTCAAGGTCCAGATCTAGATCCAGATCTGTTACGTGGCCCCGAAGCAG gTCTAGGTCTCATGGCAGATCAAAATCTGGCTCGCCGGCTAAGAG TCGGTCAAAGTCCCGATCACCATCTCCAAAGAGAAG tcGTTCACCATCAGGAAGCCCTCAAAGAAGTGCAAGTCCTGAAAGAATGGATTAA
- the LOC134512683 gene encoding serine/arginine-rich splicing factor 7-like isoform X2 — translation MSRYGRYETKVYVGNLGTGAGKGELERAFSYYGPLRTVWIARNPPGFAFVEFEDPRDAEDAVLGLDGKIICGSRVRVEVSTGMPRRSRYDRPPARRPFDPNDRCYECGEKGHYAYDCHRYSRRRRSRSRSRSRSRSRGRRYSRSRSRSRGRRSRSASYRRSRSISPRRYRSFSPRRSRSGSLRRSRSRSRSRSRSRSVVWPRSSRSKSRSPSPKRSHSPSGSP, via the exons ATGTCGCGCTACGGGAGATACG AGACCAAGGTGTACGTGGGGAACCTGGGCACGGGCGCGGGCAAGGGCGAGCTGGAGAGAGCCTTCAGCTACTACGGGCCCCTGAGAACCGTGTGGATCGCGAGGAACCCGCCGGGGTTCGCCTTCGTGGAGTTTGAAGACCCGAGGGATGCTGAGGATGCTGTGCTCGGCCTCGATGGAAA GATAATATGTGGCTCGAGGGTGAGAGTGGAAGTGTCAACGGGGATGCCTCGTCGCTCCCGTTACGACAGGCCTCCCGCACGGCGCCCCTTTGACCCTAATGACAGATGCTATGAGTGTGGTGAGAAAGGCCACTATGCTTATGATTGTCACCGCTATAGTCGCCGAAGGAGGAGCAG GTCCCGGTCTAGATCCCGTTCAAGGTCCCGTGGAAGAAGGTATTCTCGGTCACGCAGTCGGAGTCGTGGTAGGAG atCGAGGTCAGCTTCGTACCGCAGGTCCAGGTCAATCTCTCCTCGTAGGTATAGATCATTTTCACCCCGCAGATCTCGATCTGGTTCTTTAAGGAGATCAAG GTCTAGGTCCAGATCACGTTCAAGGTCCCGGTCTGTTGTATGGCCTCGAAGCAG